The DNA segment GCCCTGGTCTCGCCTGTCCGTACGAGCCGGAGGAGTGCAGTGGCAGCCAATGACCGAGCAGCACCCGGGAGATCCGGCGGGAGCTCGTCCGGCAATGAAGCGCTGATGCGTGCCACGCTGAGCGCCGTCGCGCCCGGTACCGCGCTGCGCGACGGCCTGGAGCGGATCCTCCGCGGGAACACCGGCGGCCTGATCGTCCTGGGCATGGACAAGAGCGTCGAAGCGATGTGCACCGGCGGTTTCGTCATGGACGTCGAGTTCGCCGCGACCCGCCTGCGGGAGCTGTGCAAGCTCGACGGCGCGCTCATCCTCGACAAGGATCTGACCAAGATTCTCCGGGCGGGTGTCCAGCTCGTCCCGGACGCGTCGATCCCGACCGAGGAGACCGGCACCCGTCACCGCACGGCGGACCGGGTGTCCAAGCAGTGCGGCTTCCCCGTCGTCTCCGTATCCCAGTCGATGCACCTGATCGCGCTGTACGTGGACGGGGAGCGCCGGGTCCTGGAGGAGTCGGCGGCGATCCTGTCCCGCGCCAACCAGGCCCTGGCCACGCTGGAGCGGTACAAGCTCCGTCTGGACGAGGTCGCGGGCACGCTCTCCGCACTGGAGATCGAGGACCTGGTGACGGTCCGGGACGTGACGGCGGTCGCGCAGCGCCTGGAGATGGTCCGGCGGATCGCCACCGAGATCGCCGAGTACGTGGTGGAGCTGGGCACCGACGGCCGGCTGCTCTCCCTCCAGCTGGACGAGCTGATCGCGGGCGTCGAGCCGGAGCGGGAGCTGGTGGTCAGGGACTACGTCCCGGAGCCGACGGCGAAACGTTCGCGTACGGTCACCGAGGCGCTGGTCGACCTGAACACGCTCAGCCACACGGAGCTGCTCGAACTGCCCGTGGTGGCAAGGGCGCTGGGATACAGCGGCTCTCCGGAGACGCTCGACTCGGCGGTGTCGCCGCGCGGGTTCCGGCTGCTGGCCAAGGTGCCGCGGCTGCCCGGGGCGATCATCGAGCGGCTGGTCGAGCACTTCGGCGGGCTGCAGAAGCTGCTCGCCGCGAGCGTGGACGATCTGCAGGCGGTGGACGGGGTCGGCGAGGCGCGGGCGCGGAGCGTCCGGGAAGGGCTTTCGCGGCTCGCGGAGTCGTCGATCCTGGAGCGGTACGTCTAGGCGGTGGCCTGTCGGGTGGGGCCCGCCCCTTTCGGGGCTCCGCCCCGGACCCCGCTCCTCGGTCTCCCCCGGCTGCCGCTGGGAGGTGCCCCCAGGGGGCTTGAGGAGCGGCTCGGTTCGGCTGGTTCGTCAGTCCTTCGTCAGGACCACTGATGTCTGCTTCAGGGGCATCCCGGGCGCCTTCGCCTCGACCAGGTAGGTGCCGGACCCCGCCTTCTGCGGGCCGGGCTTCGTGCACTTCGGTGCCGACTTCTCGCGGTCCCACTCCACCGTGTGCTTGATGGTGCTGTTGGCCGGGACCTGGAGCAGCAGGGAAGCGCCGTCCTTGGGGCAGTCCTTGGACGACCAGACGACATGGTCGTCCGTGGTCGATGTGACCGTGAGCACAGTGGCCTTGGGGCCGAAGTCGACCTTGCAGGCCGTCCCCGAGGTGTTCTTGGCGATCAGGTCGAACTTCAGCTTCTCGCCGGGGGGATAGCTGTTCTTGGGGTTGTGCAGCGTCAACTGAACAGCTCCCGCAGTGCAGTTGGGGAGTTTGGAGCCCGCAGGGACCCGTTGGCCGCCGGTGACCCCTCCGGCACCGGAGGCCGAACCACCGCTTCCGCCCGAGCCGTTGGCGCCGCCACCGCCCGAGCCCGTACCGCCGGATCCACTGCCGTCGCCGTCGGAACCGCCCGAGCCGGACCCCTGCCCCGCATCCGAACCGGAGGACGAACCCGATCCGCCGGAATCGCCCGAACCACCACTTCCGCCCGGCGCTTGGCTGATCGCGGGACCCGATCCGGAGGGGCCCGGGGTGATGGAGGGCGCGGGACCGGCCCCCTTGGCGCCCGGACTGCCGTGCTTTCCGCCACTGCCCGATGTGACCATCCACACGACGAGAAGGGCGAGCAGCGCAACCAGAGTCGCCGCTACTGCCCTCCGTCGCCAGTAGATGGAGGAGGGAAGCGGCCCGACCGGATTGCGCATAGATCCCACGGCCCAAACTGTACGAGAGATCAGACCCAACTCAGGCCCCACCCGCCGCCGTCCGTACAACTTTTACGGATCATCATTCCGCAGACCGCGTCCGGCGCCCCTGTCCCGGGCCGCAGGGGGCGGTCAAGATCGCTCGCGGTCACCGCTCCGGGATGATCCATACTGTCCGTCACCATGGACAGTTCTTCCGAGCTCTACCGAAACATCGTCGAATTCGCTCACTCCACCCCCTCCTGGGTGCAGCAGCTCATGGAGCTGTGGACCGAGGGCGGGCTGCTGCTCTTCGCCGTGCTGTTCGTCGTCGTGTGGTGGCGGGCGCGTACGGCGTCCACGCAGGCGATGGCGCTGGCGCTGATCGCCCCGCTGGGGACCGCCATCGCGTACGTCCTCAGCGAAGTGCTCAAGTCGGTGATCCACGAGGAGCGCCCGTGCCGGGCCGTCGCCGGGGCGATGAAGCCGCTGATCGACTGTCCGGCACCCGGCGACTGGTCCTTCCCCAGCAATCACTCGATCATCGCCGCCGCCGCCGCGGTCGGTCTCTCCGTCGCCATGGTGCGGCTGGTCTGGCTGACCGTGCCGGTCGCGGTGCTGATGGCCTTCTCGCGGGTCTTCGTCGGGGTGCACTATCCGCACGACGTGATCGTCGGACTGCTCCTCGGCGCGCTGATCGGGCTGCTCGTGATCGAGGGCCTGACCCGGCCCGTACGGTCGCTGGTGGAGACGGTGCGGTCGAGCGACATCCGCGTGGCGGCCTGGTTCGTGGGGCCGGGTGCCCCGAGCTGAGAGGATTGGATGTGCCATGACTGCAACCACTGAAACCTCGACACCCGCCACCTCCGCCGCCTCCTTCTCCGGCTCCCCGGCACCCGCCAGTGCCCCGCACGCCGACGCCACCGGTCTGCCGGACTCCGGTGCCGCCGCAGCCCTGCACTCGTCCGTCATCACCTGGTTCGGAGCGCACGCCCGTGATCTGCCCTGGCGCCGCCCCGAGGCGGGCGCCTGGGGGGTCATGGTCAGCGAGTTCATGCTCCAGCAGACCCCCGTCGCGCGGGTGCTGCCGGTGTACGAGCAGTGGCTGGCCCGCTGGCCGCGCCCGGCCGACCTGGCGGCCGAGGCTCCCGGTGAGGCGGTCCGCGCCTGGGGCAGGCTCGGTTATCCGCGCCGCGCGCTGCGCCTGCACGGAGCGGCCCATGCCATCACGGAACGGCACGGCGGCGAGGTGCCGTCCGAGCACGGGCAGCTGATCTCGCTGCCCGGTATCGGCGAGTACACGGCGGCGGCCGTCGCCTCCTTCGCGTACGGCCGGCGCCATGCCGTCCTGGACACCAACGTGCGGCGGGTCTTCGCCCGCGCGGTCACCGGTGTCGAGTACCCGCCGAACGCCACCACGGCCGCCGAACGCAGGCTGGCCCGCACCCTGCTCCCCGACGACGAGACCACGGCGGCCCGCTGGGCCGCGGCCTCCATGGAGCTGGGCGCCCTGGTCTGCACCGCCAAGAGCCCCGAGTGCGGGCGCTGCCCCATCGCCGCGCAGTGCGCCTGGCGGCTGGCCGGCAAACCGGCACACGTGGGGGCGCCGCGGCGCGGACAGACGTACGCCGGTACGGACCGCCAGGTGCGCGGCAAGCTGCTCGCGGTGCTGCGGGACGCGTCCGGTGCCGTACCGCAGTCGCAGCTCGACGCGGTGTGGCACGAGCCCGTACAGCGGGCCAGGGCGCTGGACGGGCTGGTCGCCGACGGGTTGGTCGAGCCGCTGGCGGACGGGGTCTACCGGCTCCCGCTGACCTGACCCCTCATCCGGAACAGCGCAATTCGGTCGTCGCCGTTTTAAACCTGATCGCCGTTACACAACCGATGGACAGCCGTGCGCCTGCCGACGGCTGGTACGCACGACTCCGTGACAACCCCTCCGTAGCTTCGTGGACAGACCACAGAGCAACAGCTTGAACACGGGGAACGACGGAGGCGGTTGGGTATGGCGCACGGTGAGGTGCTCGAATTCGAGGAGTACGTACGCACCAGGCAGGACGCCCTGCTGCGGAGCGCCCGCCGGCTGGTGCCCGACCCCGTCGACGCCCAGGATCTGCTGCAGACCGCCCTGGCGCGCAC comes from the Streptomyces sp. NBC_01471 genome and includes:
- the disA gene encoding DNA integrity scanning diadenylate cyclase DisA, translating into MAANDRAAPGRSGGSSSGNEALMRATLSAVAPGTALRDGLERILRGNTGGLIVLGMDKSVEAMCTGGFVMDVEFAATRLRELCKLDGALILDKDLTKILRAGVQLVPDASIPTEETGTRHRTADRVSKQCGFPVVSVSQSMHLIALYVDGERRVLEESAAILSRANQALATLERYKLRLDEVAGTLSALEIEDLVTVRDVTAVAQRLEMVRRIATEIAEYVVELGTDGRLLSLQLDELIAGVEPERELVVRDYVPEPTAKRSRTVTEALVDLNTLSHTELLELPVVARALGYSGSPETLDSAVSPRGFRLLAKVPRLPGAIIERLVEHFGGLQKLLAASVDDLQAVDGVGEARARSVREGLSRLAESSILERYV
- a CDS encoding phosphatase PAP2 family protein encodes the protein MDSSSELYRNIVEFAHSTPSWVQQLMELWTEGGLLLFAVLFVVVWWRARTASTQAMALALIAPLGTAIAYVLSEVLKSVIHEERPCRAVAGAMKPLIDCPAPGDWSFPSNHSIIAAAAAVGLSVAMVRLVWLTVPVAVLMAFSRVFVGVHYPHDVIVGLLLGALIGLLVIEGLTRPVRSLVETVRSSDIRVAAWFVGPGAPS
- a CDS encoding A/G-specific adenine glycosylase, which gives rise to MTATTETSTPATSAASFSGSPAPASAPHADATGLPDSGAAAALHSSVITWFGAHARDLPWRRPEAGAWGVMVSEFMLQQTPVARVLPVYEQWLARWPRPADLAAEAPGEAVRAWGRLGYPRRALRLHGAAHAITERHGGEVPSEHGQLISLPGIGEYTAAAVASFAYGRRHAVLDTNVRRVFARAVTGVEYPPNATTAAERRLARTLLPDDETTAARWAAASMELGALVCTAKSPECGRCPIAAQCAWRLAGKPAHVGAPRRGQTYAGTDRQVRGKLLAVLRDASGAVPQSQLDAVWHEPVQRARALDGLVADGLVEPLADGVYRLPLT